DNA from Candidatus Poribacteria bacterium:
GGCCAAAAAACTATCGTTGTAGCGAAACACAGAAATGTTGATGCCCAAGGGCATCTGCAAGAGATGCTGAAAGAAATTCAGGACAGTAAAGCACTCGAAACGTTCGCGAAGATGGAGCAGGATGCGACTGAAGCAGCTACTTTGGCGAAAGCAGCGGCTGAAGTGGATGTGGCATATCAGGATACGAAATTAGAGCGTGAGTTCGCGGGTTATGCTGAAGATGCATCCGTTGACAAAGACCTTGCTGAATTAAAGGCGAAGTTGCAGTAGACATGAACTCCGTCGTTACACTCACAGAAAAGTAGTGTGGCTGTCACGGAGGAATCTTTTTAAGAAAAAAGATTCACGATGTATATTAGGCGGATCCATCCGGGCGAGAACAAGGAGTTTCTGACGATGTCCATTATTAAGGTTGCGGGAAAACATTTCAAGTTGGCATCCCGATGGACTCGACTGGGTGCATTCTTATTAGACATAGGACTCTTGGGTTTCTGTCAAGTCCTTTTACTTCTTAGCGGTCCCGTCCTATTTACAATTTTTGATGGCTTTAACTTTCGTAACGCATCGGATACGACATCAATAAGTATAGCGATCCTAAGTGGTGTTTTGTGGTTATATGGTCTGTTTTTCATGGATGGGTTCAAGAAGGGAGGCGGGTTTGGAAAGGGACTTTTATCGCTACAGACAATTCGTCTGGAGGATGGAGAACCCGCGAACTTCAAAGATGCCTTCGTTCGTCGTTTTGTGGGCATATTCCAACCTATTGACTGGTTATTCGCAGTGGGAAAAGAGAAGCAGCGGATGGGCGATAAACTTGCCAAGACAGTTGTGGTCAAGTTAGACACAAAACCTGTTGAATTTGTAACTGAGGGTGAAACCAAGTCTGAGGTTAAAACCAAAGCCGCGACAACGGATCTGGAAAAGGTATTAGGCGATGTTATTCATGAAATCACAAATCGGTTTTCGGAAGCAAAACAGAAGGTTGATGCCTCTATTGGCATTGAAAAACAGTTTCAGAACGCTCATGAGGGTGCCATTGTGCAAGCCGAACGGTGTGAGGAGCGGGCGATCATCGCTATCCAAGCCGGACGCGAAGACCTTGCACGCGAAGATTTGGCGCAACGCAACGAGTACCGGCAACTCGCAAGCAGCTACAAAACCCAATGGGAAGAACAGAAACGAGTTGTTGGACATCTTACAACACTCTTTGAAACACTTCAGCAGAAAACTGAGGAAACAGAAAGAAAAAGGGATCAAGTCATCGCACAGCACGCAAATGTTGATGCCCACGAACATCTGCGCCAAGCATTAACTGAACTCCAAGATAGCAAGGCTTTCGAGATTCTCAGGAAAGTGGAGCAAAACGCAACTGAAGCTGCCGCTTTAGCGAAAGCCGCTTCTGAAGTGGATGTTGAATTCAAGGATGTGAAACTGCATCGTGAATTTGCAAGCTACGCAGAAGACGCATCAATCGACAAAGACCTTGCTGAATTAAAGGCGAAATTACAATAGACGCGATGTATCATCGCCACCTATTT
Protein-coding regions in this window:
- a CDS encoding PspA/IM30 family protein; its protein translation is MSIIKVAGKHFKLASRWTRLGAFLLDIGLLGFCQVLLLLSGPVLFTIFDGFNFRNASDTTSISIAILSGVLWLYGLFFMDGFKKGGGFGKGLLSLQTIRLEDGEPANFKDAFVRRFVGIFQPIDWLFAVGKEKQRMGDKLAKTVVVKLDTKPVEFVTEGETKSEVKTKAATTDLEKVLGDVIHEITNRFSEAKQKVDASIGIEKQFQNAHEGAIVQAERCEERAIIAIQAGREDLAREDLAQRNEYRQLASSYKTQWEEQKRVVGHLTTLFETLQQKTEETERKRDQVIAQHANVDAHEHLRQALTELQDSKAFEILRKVEQNATEAAALAKAASEVDVEFKDVKLHREFASYAEDASIDKDLAELKAKLQ